A window of Scophthalmus maximus strain ysfricsl-2021 chromosome 10, ASM2237912v1, whole genome shotgun sequence contains these coding sequences:
- the dnajc12 gene encoding dnaJ homolog subfamily C member 12, protein MEAVLNCNPEDLEDYYGLLGCDELSSTEQILTEYKIRALTCHPDKHLDDPRAVRDFQKLQEAKEVLCNETKRKNYDLWRRSGVTISFHDWQALSDSVKTSMHWAVRNKKEPMLQASKAENPVSTQAEDVHCEQEGAGVHPYGAMPSPSDYCHRRFRWTADSPSILLQKFRNYEI, encoded by the exons ATGGAGGCTGTGTTGAACTGCAACCCAGAGGACTTGGAGGATTACTACGGGTTATTAGGCTGCGATGAATTGTCGTCG ACTGAACAGATTCTCACTGAATACAAGATCCGAGCCCTGACTTGTCACCCAGACAAACACCTTGATGACCCAAGAGCAG TACGAGATTTCCAAAAACTACAAGAAGCCAAAGAGGTTTTATGCAATGAaaccaaaaggaaaaactaTGACCTGTGGAGAAGGAGTGGAGTTACTATTTCATTCCATGACTGGCAAGCCTTGAGTGACTCTGTAAAAACT TCAATGCATTGGGCTGTGAGAAACAAGAAGGAACCAATGCTACAGGCCTCAAAAGCAGAAAACCCAGTCTCTACTCAAGCAGAGGATGTTCACTGTGagcaggagggagcaggggtCCATCCGTATGGTGCCATGCCATCTCCAA gTGATTACTGCCATCGGCGTTTTCGTTGGACAGCTGACTCTCCATCTATTCTACTGCAGAAGTTCAGAAATTATGAAATCTAA
- the cacul1 gene encoding CDK2-associated and cullin domain-containing protein 1 yields MEAMEDDSLDVKDDHNHNYCASGSGGKVRSYLSSRLSHAASVPQPACPPVPAGEPATRRGKQCSGRTAGSKFADSDSGSESSEVSETDCTAPPAAAVEGKFTLDSTSKFLLNAMAVEDYRKNHWPNLEKAIDRLLIQNPTDHISVSYAQIYSYIYKCVCQQHSELLYNDLTSKITSHLQHVSTHLQASSPENFIENFNVALTQYIASLQCIVPVFMYLNKFYIESKLNRDLREDLMKLFAVQVAEKHLNTLMPLLIEAYSMPFKVQPSTMASVVKGLYSLRPEWAQSAPALFSGFIPQINPPTVESLLSDYAAHDQKLQMELSMNGYPRGDQSRKRASDDS; encoded by the exons ATGGAGGCAATGGAAGACGATAGTCTGGACGTGAAGGACGACCACAACCACAACTACTGTGCGAGCGGCAGCGGCGGTAAAGTCCGCTCGTATCTCAGCAGCCGACTGTCGCATGCAGCGTCGGTCCCGCAGCCCGCCTGTCCGCCGGTGCCGGCGGGGGAGCCGGCCACTCGGCGAGGGAAGCAGTGCTCCGGCAGGACCGCGGGGTCAAAGTTCGCCGACTCGGATTCGGGCAGCGAGAGCAGCGAAGTCAGCGAGACCGACTGCACCGCTCCTCCCGCGGCCGCTGTCGAGGGGAAATTCACCCTCGATTCTACTTCCAAGTTCC TCCTGAATGCCATGGCCGTGGAGGATTACCGCAAAAACCACTGGCCAAACCTGGAGAAGGCGATCGACCGTCTGCTGATTCAGAATCCCACAGACCACATCTCTGTCTCCTATGCACAGATATACAG TTACATCTacaagtgtgtttgtcagcagcacTCTGAGCTGCTGTACAACGATTTGACGTCGAAGATCACAAGTCACCTGCAACACGTTTCCACCCATCTGCAA GCCAGCTCCCCTGAGAACTTCATTGAGAACTTCAACGTTGCACTGACACAATACATAGCTTCCCTTCAATGCATAGTTCCTGTATTTATGTACTTG AACAAGTTCTACATCGAGTCAAAGCTCAACAGAGACCTCAGAGAGGATTTGATGAAGCTGTTTGCTGTTCAAGTAGCAGAAAAGCACTTGAACACACTGATGC cTCTTCTCATTGAAGCTTATTCCATGCCCTTTAAAGTGCAGCCATCTACAATGGCCAGTGTAGTGAAAGGCCTCTACAGCCTGCGACCAG AGTGGGCCCAGTCAGCTCCAGCTCTCTTCTCCGGGTTTATTCCCCAAATCAACCCTCCCACGGTGGAGTCGCTCCTGTCCGATTATGCTGCACATGACCAGAAGCTGCAGATGGAGCTCTCCATGAATGGATATCCACG AGGTGACCAGTCTCGCAAGCGGGCCAGCGATGACTCCTGA
- the sirt1 gene encoding NAD-dependent protein deacetylase sirtuin-1 — MLHSTGLRWRASHVSYANEPAVREEGSARRLCGLKMADGERSVGTGLSAASEMDEPAAKRSKISPGTERGFGGADQLSCVSADTDSRGAAVNRAQPAEKEAKPAMAVEQAPAALGGDNNGLGLLVSEPHRPVVRLDDSAVPGTTEEGAEFHEHDEFTSNGLSVTPDHTNDDDDRSSHASSSDWAPQPQIGSYSFIQQHIRETDPRTILRDLLPETVLPPDLDDMTLWQIIINISEPPKRKKRKDINTLEDVVRLLHESKRILVLTGAGVSVSCGIPDFRSRDGIYARLAVDFPDLPDPQAMFDIEYFRRDPRPFFKFAKEIYPGQFQPSPCHKFISMLDKQGKLLRNYTQNIDTLEQVAGVQRIIQCHGSFATASCLVCKHKLDCEAIREDIFNQVVPHCPRCPDIPLAIMKPDIVFFGENLPEMFHRAMKQDKDEVDLLIVIGSSLKVRPVALIPNSIPHEVPQVLINREQLPHLNFDVELLGDCDVIVNELCHRLRGDFEQLCYNTVRLAEITEKPPRLPEQPPSEALPASSDAAQEELKLQSTDSEIKPSEETESLNVTETAGNNVTPPEPCANAHCPSEDTAEPSELPAEDAPKEEAAEVKHQTSNLEYRRRCWMSRINRSPISKRLETGQYLFQGPNHYIFHGAEVYSDSEDETSSSCDSDSEESECSADEMDDDSEPEEADTLAADGETSLRDTIQNTLANETTPSVQTDNTSEKTPSTTHL, encoded by the exons AtgcttcatagtacaggccTCCGGTGGAGAGCGAGTCACGTGAGTTATGCAAATGAGCCAGCTGTCCGAGAGGAAGGATCTGCTCGGCGGCTCTGCGGGCTGAAGATGGCGGACGGTGAGCGCAGTGTCGGAACGGGCCTTTCAGCCGCCTCCGAAATGGACGAACCTGCCGCGAAAAGGTCGAAAATCAGCCCGGGAACCGAGCGTGGCTTCGGCGGAGCGGACCAATTGTCGTGCGTCTCTGCGGACACGGACAGCCGGGGGGCGGCGGTGAATCGAGCGCAGCCAGCGGAGAAGGAAGCGAAGCCGGCGATGGCGGTAGAGCAGGCCCCGGCGGCGCTAGGCGGAGACAACAATGGACTGGGACTGCTCGTCTCCGAGCCACACAGACCGGTCGTGAGGCTGGACGACAGCGCTGTACCCGGGACAACGGAGGAGGGAGCTG AGTTTCATGAACACGATGAGTTCACCTCCAATGGTCTGTCTGTCACGCCGGACCACACCAACGACGACGATGACAGATCCTCACATGCGAGCTCCAGCGACTGGGCTCCTCAACCTCAAATAG GTTCATACAGCTTCATCCAGCAACACATCAGAGAGACTGATCCAAGGACCATTCTGAGGGACTTGCTGCCCGAGACGGTTCTCCCACCGGATTTAGATGACATGACTTTGTGGCagatcatcatcaacatctcgGAACCTCCGAAAAGAAAGAAGCGGAAGGACATTAACACCTTGGAAGATGTGGTTCGGCTTCTCCATGAAAGTAAAAGGATCCTTGTGCTGACTGGTGCTGGG GTGTCCGTTTCATGTGGAATACCAGACTTTCGCTCCAGAGATGGAATTTATGCCAGGCTCGCTGTAGATTTCCCTGATCTTCCAGACCCTCAAGCTATGTTTGACATAGAATACTTCAGACGGGACCCAAGGCCTTTTTTCAAGTTCGCAAAG GAAATCTACCCTGGTCAGTTCCAGCCTTCACCCTGTCATAAATTCATATCAATGCTGGATAAGCAAGGGAAGCTACTGCgaaattacacacaaaacatcGATACATTAGAACAAGTGGCTGGTGTTCAGCGGATTATCCAGTGTCATG GGTCATTTGCAACTGCATCCTGCCTTGTCTGTAAACACAAATTGGATTGTGAGGCTATAAGGGAAGACATCTTCAACCAG GTTGTCCCTCACTGTCCACGGTGTCCAGATATTCCTCTGGCAATCATGAAACCTGACATTGTCTTTTTTGGCGAGAATCTACCAGAAATGTTCCACAGAGCCATGAAACAGGACAAAGATGAGGTCGATCTCCTGATTGTCATTGGCTCGTCTCTTAAAGTCCGACCAGTTGCCCTCATCCCAA actCCATTCCTCATGAAGTGCCTCAGGTCTTGATCAATAGGGAGCAGCTGCCTCACCTCAACTTTGACGTGGAGCTGCTTGGGGACTGTGATGTCATTGTCAATGAGCTCTGTCATCGATTGCGTGGTGACTTTGAACAGCTCTGCTACAACACTGTAAGACTTGCTGAGATCACAGAGAAACCTCCGCGGTTACCTGAGCAGCCACCAAGCGAGGCCTTGCCTGCTTCCAGTGACGCAGctcaggaggagctgaagctgcAGAGTACAGACTCCGAAATTAAGCCttcagaggagacagaaagtCTGAATGTCACAGAGACTGCTGGTAATAATGTAACACCTCCAGAGCCTTGTGCTAATGCTCATTGTCCCAGTGAAGACACGGCCGAGCCTTCAGAGTTACCAGCAGAAGATGCACCAAAAGAGGAGGCCGCCGAAGTGAAGCACCAAACCTCCAACCTTGAATATAGACGACGATGCTGGATGAGTAGAATCAACAGAAGTCCCATCAGCAAACGCCTTGAAA CAGGCCAGTACCTGTTTCAAGGACCAAATCACTATATCTTCCATGGGGCAGAGGTTTACTCCGACTCTGAAGATGAGACGTCAAGCTcgtgtgacagtgacagtgaggagTCTGAATGCAGTGCAGATGAGATGGACGACGACAGCGAGCCAGAAGAAGCAGACACACTAGCAGCGGACGGAGAGACATCCCTCAGAGACACAATACAAAACACTTTAGCCAATGAGACCACACCGAGTGTGCAGACAGACAATACTTCTGAAAAGACTCCCAGCACCACACACCTTTAA
- the LOC118283600 gene encoding cytochrome c oxidase subunit 5B, mitochondrial: MAGRLLLRGWTTTLRLRGNVAAARPLHCAAALASGRGIPTDDEQATGRERRIMVALREGKDPYSILPPKHYPGTKEDPQIVPCTIDKRLVGCICEEDNTAIVWFWVHHGEAQRCPSCGTHYKLEKHELPH, translated from the exons ATGGCGGGACGTCTGCTGCTCCGAGGCTGGACGACGACACTGCGGCTGAGGGGCAACGTGGCGGCGGCTCGGCCGCTGCACTGCGCCGCTGCTCTGGCCTCAGGCAGAG gAATACCAACAGATGACGAGCAGGCCACTGGGCGGGAACGACGCATCATGGTGGCCCTCAGGGAGGGAAAG GATCCCTACAGTATACTGCCGCCCAAACACTATCCAGGCACCAAGGAAGACCCTCAGATTGTGCCGTGCACTATAGACAAGAGGCTGGTGGGCTGTATTT GTGAGGAAGACAACACCGCTATTGTGTGGTTCTGGGTTCACCATGGAGAGGCCCAGCGCTGCCCTTCCTGTGGGACCCACTATAAGCTGGAGAAGCACGAGTTGCCTCACTGA